From Bradyrhizobium sp. 4:
CGCTCGACCGCAACGGCCTTCGGCCGGCGCGCTATCTCGTCACCAAGGACGACCGCATCGTGATGGCGTCCGAGATGGGCGTGCTGACGATTCCCGAGGACCAGATCATCACCAAGTGGCGCTTGCAGCCCGGCAAGATGCTGCTGGTCGATCTCGAGCAGGGCCGCCTGATCCCCGACGACGAGATCAAAGCCGAGCTCGCCAGAAGCCATCCCTACACGGAGTGGCTGGAGCGGACCCAGATCGTGCTGGAAGATCTGCCGAAGGTGCCGACCACCGGCGTGCGCTCCAACCTGTCGCTGCTCGATCGCCAGCAGGCGTTCGGCTACAGCCAGGAAGACATCACCATCCTGATGACGCCGATGGCCTCCACCGGCGAGGAAGCCGCAGGTTCGATGGGCAACGACACGCCGATCTCGGCGCTGTCGGCCAAGGCCAAGCCGCTGTTCACCTACTTCAAGCAGAACTTTGCGCAGGTGACCAATCCGCCGATCGACCCGATCCGCGAGGAGCTGGTGATGAGCCTCGTCTCCATCATCGGACCGCGGCCGAACCTGTTCGACCTGCAAGGCCTTGCCACGACCAAGCGCCTCGAAGCGCGTCAGCCGATCCTGACCGACGCGGACCTCGAAAAGATCCGCTCGATCTCCGAGGTCGCCGAGTCGCACTTCAAGTCGCGCACGCTGGACACCACCTTCCACGCCGGCCTCGGCGCGGCCGGCATGGACCAGGTGCTGGACGAGCTCTGCGCACGCGCGGAGAGCGCGGTGCGCGAGGGCGTCAACATCATCATCCTGTCCGACCGCATGGTCGGCACCGATCGGGTTCCGATCCCGTCGCTGCTGGCCTGCGCCGCCGTGCATCATCATTTGATCCGCACGGGATTGCGCACTTCGGTCGGCCTCGTCGTCGAATCCGGCGAGCCGCGCGAAGTGCATCATTTCGCCTGTCTCGCCGGCTACGGCGCGGAAGCGATCAATCCGTATCTGGCGTTCGAGACCATCATCGCGATGAAGGACCGCCTGCCCGGCTCGCTCGACGACTACGAGATCGTCAAGCGCTACATCAAGTCGATCGGCAAGGGCCTGCTCAAGGTGATGTCCAAGATGGGCATCTCGACCTACCAGTCCTATTGCGGCGCGCAGATCTTTGACGCCATCGGCCTGAAGGCGGAATTCGTCGGCAAATTCTTCGCCGGCACCCACACCCGCGTCGAGGGCGTCGGTCTTGGCGAGATTGCCGAAGAGGCGGTGCGCCGTCATGCCGACGCGTTCGGCGATGCCCTCGTTTACAAGACTTCGCTCGATGTCGGCGGCGAATACGCCTATCGCAGCCGCGGCGAGGACCATGCATGGACCGCCGAATCGGTGGGGCTGCTGCAGCACGCCGCGCGCGGCAATTCGCTGGAACGCTACCGCGCTTTCGCGAAGATCCTCAACGAGCAGTCGGAGCGTCTCTTGACGCTGCGCGGCCTGTTCCGGATCAAGAATGCGGACGAAGAGAAGCGCAAGCCGATACCGCTCGACCAGGTCGAGCCGGCCAAGGACATCGTCAAGCGTTTCGCCACGGGAGCCATGTCGTTCGGCTCGATCTCGCGCGAGGCGCACACCACGCTCGCGATCGCCATGAACCGGATCGGCGGCAAGTCGAACACCGGCGAAGGCGGCGAGGAAGCCGACCGCTTCAAGCCGATGCCGAACGGCGACAGCATGCGCTCGGCGATCAAGCAGGTCGCCTCGGGCCGCTTCGGCGTCACCACGGAGTATCTCGTCAACTCCGACATGATGCAGATCAAGATGGCGCAGGGCGCCAAGCCCGGCGAAGGCGGCCAATTGCCCGGCCACAAGGTCGACGCGACCATCGCCAAGGTCCGGCATTCGACGCCGGGCGTCGGCCTGATCTCGCCGCCGCCGCACCACGATATCTACTCGATCGAGGATCTGGCGCAGCTCATCTACGACCTCAAGAACGTCAACCCGGATGGCGCAGTCTCGGTCAAGCTCGTCTCCGAGATCGGCGTCGGCACCGTGGCCGCGGGCGTCGCCAAAGCGCGCGCCGACCATGTCACCATCGCGGGCTTCGAGGGCGGCACCGGCGCTTCGCCGCTGACCTCGATCAAGCACGCCGGCTCGCCGTGGGAGATCGGTCTCGCCGAAACCCACCAGACGCTGGTGCGCGAGCGGCTGCGCAGCCGCATCGTGGTGCAGGTCGACGGCGGCTTCCGCACCGGCCGTGACGTCGTGATCGGCGCGCTGCTCGGCGCCGACGAGTTCGGCTTCGCCACCGCGCCCTTGATCGCGGCCGGCTGCATCATGATGCGCAAGTGCCATCTCAACACCTGCCCGGTCGGCGTCGCGACCCAGGACCCCGTCCTGCGCAAGCGCTTCACCGGCCAGCCCGAGCATGTGATCAACTACTTCTTCTTCGTCGCCGAAGAGGTCCGCGAGATCATGGCCTCGCTCGGCTTCCGCAGCTTCAACGAGATGATCGGCCAGGTGCAGCTGCTTGACCAGACCAAGCTGGTCGCGCACTGGAAGGCCAAGGGCCTCGACTTCTCGAAACTGTTCGTCAAGCAGAAGGAAGAGAAGGGCCAGAAGATCTATCACTCCGAGCGCCAGAACCATCATCTGGAAGCGGTGCTCGATCGCACGCTGATCGAGCAGGCGACGCCTGCGCTCGACCGCGGTGCGCCGGTGAAGATCGAGGCCAAGATCAACAGCACCAACCGCTCCGCGGGCGCGATGCTGTCGGGTGCGGTCGCCAAGATCTACGGCCATGCCGGCCTGCCGCATGAGACCATCCATGTCAGCCTCAAGGGCACCGCGGGCCAGGCCTTCGGCGCGTGGCTGGCGCAAGGCGTCACCTTCGAGCTCGAAGGCGAGGCCAACGACTATGTCGGCAAGGGCCTCTCGGGCGGCAAGATCATCGTCAAGCCGCCGGCCAACAGCGGCATCGTGCCGGAAGAGAGCATCATCGTCGGCAACACCGTGATGTACGGCGCCATTCAAGGCGAGTGCTACTTCCGCGGCATCGCCGGTGAGCGTTTTGCCGTGCGCAATTCCGGCGCCGTGGCGGTGGTCGAGGGCGCGGGCGACCATTGCTGCGAATACATGACCGGCGGCATCGTGGTCGTGCTCGGCAAGACCGGGCGCAACTTCGCGGCCGGCATGTCCGGCGGCATCGCCTATGTGCTGGACGAGACCGGCGACTTCGACAGGCTGTGCAACATGGCGATGGTCGAGCTCGAGCCGGTGCTGTCGGAAGAGCTGATCAACGCCGGCACCTATCATCACTCCGGTGACCTCGAGGCGCACGGCCGGGTGGACGTGTTCAAGGACCTGCTCGCCTCCGACGTCGAGCGGCTCCACGTCCTGATCACGCGCCATGCCAAGGCAACCGGCTCCAGGCGTGCCGCCGACATCCTGGCCAACTGGAAGGACTGGCTGCCGAAATTCCGCAAGGTGATGCCGGTCGAATACCGGCGCGCGCTGCGCGAAATGGCCGCCAACGCGGACGCCGAGCCGAAAATCGCGATCGGGGCCTGAGCATCACACCCCGTCATTGCGAGCGTAGCGAAGCAATCCAGACTTCTCCTCTGATGCGGAATGGATTGCTTCGAAGCTCACGCTCCTCGCAATGACGACGAGAAAGAAACACAACGAATTTAAGCGGCAGGGACTTCGGGTTTAATGGGCAAGATCACGGGTTTTCTCGAAATCGAACGGCATGACCGCAAGTACACCCCGGTCGCCGAGCGCGTGAAGCATTTCCACGAGTTCGTCGTTCCCCTCTCCGAGAAGGAAACGCGCGACCAGGCCGCGCGCTGCATGAACTGCGGCATCCCCTATTGCCACGGCACCGGCTCGGTCTCGCCCGGCACGCCCGGCTGCCCGGTCAACAACCAGATCCCGGACTGGAACGACCTCGTCTATCAGGGCAACTGGGAAGAAGCCTCGCGCAATCTGCACTCGACCAATAATTTCCCGGAGTTCACGGGGCGTATCTGCCCGGCGCCGTGTGAAGCCTCCTGCACGCTCAACATCGACGACAACCCCGTCACCATCAAGACCATCGAATGCGCGATCGTCGACCGCGCCTGGGATAATGGCTGGCTGAAGCCGGAAGTGGCGGCCGTGAAGACCGGCAAGAAGGTCGCGGTGATCGGCTCGGGTCCGGCCGGCATGGCCTGCGCGCAGCAGCTCGCGCGCGCCGGCCACGACGTGCATCTGTTCGAGAAGTTCGCCAAGGCCGGCGGCCTGCTCCGCTATGGCATTCCCGACTTCAAGATGGAAAAGAACGTCATCGACCGCCGGGTCACGCAGATGGAAGGCGAAGGCGTCACCTTCCATTACAACAGCCATGTCGGCGTCGACGGCAATGTCGACCCGCGCGAGATGCTCAACGAGTACGACGCCGTGGCGCTGACCGGCGGCGCCGAAGCCCCGCGCGACCTGCCGATCCCCGGCCGCGACCTCGCAGGCATCCACTACGCCATGGACTTCCTGCCGCAGCAGAACCGCCGCGTGTCCGAGGAGCCGCTCGGCGGCGTCCAGGAGATTTTGGCCGGTGGCAAGCATGTGGTCGTCATCGGCGGCGGCGACACCGGATCCGACTGCATCGGCACCTCGCTGCGCCAGGGCGCGCTCTCCGTGACCCAGCTCGAGATCATGCCCGCCCCGCCGGAGCACGAGAACAAGGGCCTCACCTGGCCGAACTGGCCGCTCAAGATGCGGACGTCCTCCAGCCAGGCCGAAGGCGCGGTCCGCGAATTCGCCGTGCTGACGCAAAAGTTCACCGGCGACAACGGCCAAGTGAAGAAGCTGCACTGCGTCCGCGTTGACGACAAGTTCAAGCCGATCGCCGGCACCGAGTTCGAGCTCGACGCCGACCTCGTCCTGCTCGCGATGGGTTTCGTCCACCCGGTGCACGAGGGCCTGCTCAAGATGCTCTCGGTCGAGCTCGACCCCCGCGGCAACGTCAAGGCCAACACGCTCGACTACCAGACCTCGCGCCCGAACGTGTTCACGGCCGGCGACATGCGCCGCGGCCAATCGCTGGTGGTCTGGGCGATCCGCGAGGGCCGGCTGTGCGCCCGGTCGATCGATACGTTCCTGATGGGGAAGACGGATCTGCCGCGCTGAGCCGCCGCGGCTTAAGGCAGACAGACAATCCGCTGTCGTCCTGGCGAAAGCCAGGACCCATACCGCGTGATCCCTCGATCGTGACCGATCGCAATACCAAACGACGAGTCTTCGCCAAACCACGCCCGTGGTAATGGGTCCTGGCTTTCGCCAGGACGACACCTGAGGTTTGGCCTTATTGGGAGCCTACGGTCGGGTGCCCTCTAATTCTGCAGCCTCACCCCGACCATCACCACCGTCCCCTGCGAGCTTGAGCCCGGCTGGTTCGAATCCAGGATGTCGTGGCGGAGCGTGCCCTTGATCCAGATGTTGCGATTGAGCTTGTAGATCAGATTGCTTTCGAACGAGTAGGTCTTGTCGTTGCGATTCTGGCCCTGGTAGTCGTAGGTGCCGTAGGTGAACTTGCCCACTGCCGTAAGCCAGCGGCGGAAGTCGTGATCGACTTCGGCGGCGTAGGTGTGCACCAGCACGCCGGAGGAGCCGGGGATGGTGGTCTCGGCGATCTGCGTGTCGGTGGCGAATTTCACCGTGGTCAGGCCGCTTGCATTCCAGATCAGCGAGCCCGAGGTCAGGAAGCCCGCGAGCTGGCTCAGGCGCGGATCGACATAGTTGCGCGCGGAATAGCCGACCGAGACCTCGCCGGTGAGGATCCGCGAGAACTCGAAGGACGTGCCGACCTTGGCGTAGCCGCCGTTCGAATCGCGGAAGAAGCCATTGCGGTCGGCGGCCTGGTCGTGGACGCGTGTGTCGCCCTGGATCTCGACGAACGGCTTCAGGCCCGGCTTGAGATCGTAGGAGAAGCGCCCCACGCCGCCATATTGGTTGAAGTCGCGGTCATCGTTGCTGAAGGTGGAGCCGTCGGTGAGTTTCGAGTTGGTGTAGGCGGTGCGATCCGCGTTGGCGCCGGCCGCGACCTGGAAGCGGTTGAAGGTCTGGTCGAAGCCGACGGTCGTGCCATAGGTCGCGTAAACAGGATATTTCTGCAGACCGGCCTGCACGTTCGGGCTGCCGGGATTATCGGTGGCGAGCCGCAGGCGCAGTTGCGTGGTCAGCTTGAGATCGCGATTGACGTCGATGCGGCCGTCGACATGGCCGTTGAAGTCGGGGCGGTCCACCTCGACCGGCGAGGGCGAGGCAAAGCCGTCGATCGTCGCCGGCATGTTGTTGGTGTAGCCCGAGAACGAGCCGCGCAGATCCGCGACCAGCGCGTGGCGCTCCCAGTCGGACGCCACGAGGAGATCGGGCGCGACCACATAAACCGGCGAGCCGACCGGCTTGCTCAGACGCGCCGGATTGGTGTCGTAGCCGGTGGAGAGCTCGAGCCCGCCCTTGATCAAGAAGCTGCCGGCATAGTCGCCGACCGCGCCGAATGCATCGTCATCGATCTTGAGGCGGCGGCGCAGCGGCTGGCCGGGCACGTTGCCGGCCATCGCCGGGGCGACCGGAGTCTTGTGCGCCGTCTCGGAGGGCGGCGGCGCGATGCGTGGCGGGCCGAGCGTTCGCTCCGGCGTCGCCGGCGGCACCGGCGAGCCGGGGCCGACCGGACGCTTCGGCTTCGCCTGTCCGGGATAAAACTTTGGCTGCTGTCGCTTGCGGTTGAGCGAGTCGTAGCCGGAAGCGCTGGCGCCATTGGCGGCGGGCAAGCCGTAGATCGGGACCTGACCGGTCGGGCTTTGGTTGGTCGGGTTTTGGCCCACGCGCGCCGGCGTCTGCTGGCGTTTGCGCAAATCGGCGTTGGGATCGGGCAGTGTCGGCAGCGCATCCGACGGTGCCTGCGGCACGCCCGCGGTACGGCGCGTCGGCAGCGTGTCGGGCGAGGCGAAGCCACCGCGGTTGGGACTGAACAGGTCTGGGGTGAGGCTCTGGGCGGCCACGGGGGCGCTTCCAAGGACCGTCAGCGCAAAGCACGGCAAAGCCGCGCGCAGGAAATGCGCGCGTTTGCTCCGGCTCGTGCCTGGAGACGACCCCACGATGGAAGAACTCCAACGAAATCAAATACTTTCGCGATTGTCCCCACCGATCGGCGGGAACCATCGTTAATGGAGTTAAAACAATTATGGTTAACGACCGGTTGAGGGTTGGGGCGCCCTCGTCGCCTCGAAGGTCGTGGCGTGCTAAGCAGGCGCCAACGGGCGAACGCCCCTCCTCCCTGGACCAGAACATGCCGAGTTCGAAACCGCTGATGACCCAATCATCCGGCCCCATTCCCGACAGCGTCGAATCCGCACTCCGCACCCTGGAAACGGAGAGCGGCGGTATCAACGCGCTCGCCGCCGCCCTGCGCGGCCCGCTTGGCGCGAGCTTCGCCAAGGCGGTCGATCTGATCCGCAACGCAAAGGGCCGCGTCATCGTCACCGGGCTCGGCAAGTCGGGCCATATGGGTCGCAAGATCGCGGCAACGCTGGCCTCGACCGGCACGCCCGCCTTCTTCGTCCATGCCGCCGAAGCCGGTCATGGCGACCTCGGCATGATCACGCCCGACGATGTCATCATGGCGCTGTCCTGGTCCGGCGAGCAGCCGGAGATGAAGACGCTGGTGAACTATTCGGCACGGTTCGCCATTCCCATGATCGCGGTGACGTCGAACGCGGCGTCCTCGCTGGGACAAGCCGCCGACATCGTGATCGAGCTGCCGAAGGCGCGCGAGGCCTGCCCGCACAATCTGGCGCCGACCACCTCGACCCTGATGCAGGCCGCGATCGGCGATGCCATTGCGATCGCGCTGCTCGAAGGCCGCGGTTTCACCGCGCTGGAGTTCGCGCATTTCCACCCCGGCGGCAAGTTAGGGGCGATGCTGAAATTCGTCCGCGACTACATGCGCACCGGTGCGGAGATCCCGGTCAAGCCGCTCGGCACCAAGATGTCGGACGCGGTGATGGAGATGTCGGCCAAGGGTCTCGGCTGCGTCTGCATCGTCAACGATGCGGCAGAGGCCGTCGGCATCATCACTGACGGCGATCTACGCCGCCAGATGCGGCCGGACCTGCTGGCGGCGTCGGTCGACGACATCATGACCAGGCAGCCAAAGACCGTGCCGCCCTCGATGCTCGCCACCGAGATGATCGAGGTGCTGAACACCCGCAAGATCACGACGCTGGTCGTGACCGAGGCGGACAAGGTGGTGGGCATCGTGCACCTGCACGATCTGCTGCGGGCGGGCGTGGCGTAGGGGGCCACTCACCGTCATTGCGAGCGCAGCGAAGCAATCCAGACTGCCTCCACGGAAAGACTCTGGATTGCTTCGTCGCAAGAGCTTCTCGCAATGACGGCGGTTAGAGCAACGCCGGGAATCTTGCCGCCGTGTCCTCCAGCGGCAGCCGCAGCCCGTTCGCCAGATACGACACCGTGCGGTAGAAGCCGCACAGCAGCATGATCTCCAGGATCTGCGCCTCGTCGTAATGCGTCGACAGCGCGGCGAACTCGGCGTCGTCAAAGGTCGCGCGGTGATGCAGCGCGTCGACGGCGGCGATCAGCGCCTGCTCGGCCGGGGACCAGCACGGCGACCTCGCATCGCCCCGCACGGTGGCGTGCACTTCCTCCTCGGTGAGTTTCGCTGGCCCGGCAAAGACCGCGACGTGCACGCCCCATTCATATTCGCATTGGTTCAGCGCGCAGGTGCGGTCGATCACGATCTCGCGCTGGTGCAACGACAGCGGGCCGGGATCAAGCAGGCCGCCGGCGCGAAACTTGTCCCAGGCGCGGGTATGGCCCGCCATCATCCGGAACAGCAGCAGCGGCGGCGCACCTCGCATGATGCGGTCGAACTGCGCCTGGATCTCCGGGGGATAAGGCGGGGTCAGCGGGGCAATGCGTGGTGTGGCCTGGGACATCGGCCGCCTCTCTTGCTACATTTACTGTAGCATAACGCTACACTATCTGTAGCATTGCGCAAGAGGGCGGCGATGGCGAAACAGACCACTTCGAGATCGCGCGGCGTCCGTGGCTCGCGCACCGGGCGGCCGGTCATGGTGCTGCTCGACCTCCTGGGACGACGCTGGAGCCTGCGAATCCTGTGGGAGCTGCGCGACGCCCCCCTCACCTCGCGCGCATTGCGAGCGGCCTGCGACGAGGCCTCGCCGACGGTGCTGCAGGCGCGGCTGGACGATTTGCGCGAGGCCGGGTTCGTGGAACTGGGCGAAGCTGGCGGTTACGGGCTGACGGCGCTGGGGCGGGAATTGTGCGAGACGTTCATGCCGCTGCATAGGTTTGCGGAGCGGTGGCGAAGCAAGAGCGGCGCGTAAGTCTGGCGATGCCGTCCCGACAAGCTTGTCATTGCGAGCGCAGCGAAGCAATCGAGACTGTCGCCGCGGAAAGATTCTGGATTGCTTCGCTTCGCTCGTAATGACGGCGACCTAAGCCGCCGCCACCGTCAGATTCGCACCGTCGACCTGCACCACCTTCACACGCGTGCCCGCCGGCGTATCAGGACCTGCGACGCGCCAGACGGTGTCGCCGATGCGCATGGTGCCGTTGCCGTCGACAATCGGCTTCTCCAGCGTGAACTCGCGGCCGAGGAGCGCATCCGCGCGCTTGTTGAGGAAGGGGCTGGCGGCAATTGCATCCGGCTTCGGCCGGGCGAGCCGGCGCCAGACCGGCACGGCGGCGGCGGCGAAGATCGCGAACATCACGAGCTGGATCTGCCAGGATATCGCTACTCCGAACGAGATCAGCCCGACGAGCAGCGCGGCGAGCCCGAGCCAGAACAGGAACACGCCCGGCGCCAGCACCTCCAGCGCCATCAGGATGAAGCCGAAGATCAGCCAATTCCAGGTGCCGAGCGATACGAACATGTCGGTCATGACACGACCTCTTTGAAATGGCGCATGCCCTCGTCGGAAAACCGGTGTCCACTTTTCCGGGGCATGCGCTTTACCCCTGCCGCGGCGGCACCGCCGGCGGCGTGCTGCCGGTCGTCGGCACCGCCGCGCGACGAGCGGCGGCAGCCGCGGATGCCGCACTCTCGCCGAACGTCGCCTTGGCGATCTCGCCGATGCCGGCGAGCGAGCCGAGCATGCTGGTGGCTTCGATCGGCAGCATGATGATCTTCTGGTTCGGAGAGTCCGCGAACTGGCCGAACGCCTTGATATACTTGTCGGCGATAAAATAGTTCAGCGCCGCGACGTCGCCCTTGGCGATGGCTTCACTGACCATCTGCGTCGCCTTGGCCTCGGCTTCCGCCGACCGCTCGCGCGCTTCGGCGTCGCGGAAGGCGGCCTCGCGGCGACCTTCCGCCTGGAGGATCTGGCCCTGCTTGGCACCCTCTGCGCGCAGGATCTCGGACTGGCGCGCACCTTCAGCCTGAAGGATGTCGGCGCGTTTGACGCGCTCGGCCTTCATCTGTCGGCCCATGGCCTCGACGAGGTCTGCCGGCGGCACGATGTCCTTGATCTCGATACGATTGACCTTGAGGCCCCAGGGCGAGACAGCGGCATCGACCACACGCAGCAGGCGCTCGTTGATTTCGTCACGGTGCGACAACACCTGGTCGAGATCCATCGAACCCATCACCGAACGGATGTTGGTCATGGTCAGCACGGTGACGGCCTGGGTCAGGTTGGAAACCTCGTAGCTCGCCTTGGCGGCATCGAACACCTGAAAGAAGGCGACGCCGTCGACCGTCACGGTGGCGTTGTCCTTGGTGATCACCTCCTGCTCGGGGATGTCGATCACCTGCTCCATCATGTTGATCTTGCGTCCGACGCGATCGAAATAGGGCACGATCAGATTGAGCCCGGGGCTCAGCGTCTGGGTGTATTTGCCGAACCGCTCGATGGTCCAGTCATAGCCCTGCGGTACCGTTTTCACGCCGGCAATCAGCGTGACGATGACCAGCAAAACCAGCACAATTGCGAAAATGTCGAAACCGCTCATATTTCCTCCAAGGCGGGAAAAAGCCCTTTCCCGCGCTGTCATTGGTCGGGATCACGACCCCAAGGGTTCAGTAAAGCGTTCAGTAAAGAGTTCAGAAGATTCAAGGCTCAGCGGTCGTGCCTGGTTTCGGCATCGGCAGGATTCTACACAAGACGCCGGGAGAGGGAATGGTCGCGATTATGTATTTGCGAGGCGCTCTTGAAAGCGTGCTGGCGTAGACCTAGCGCCGACGTTAACGAATCCGGCCATGCCGGCCGTCGCAGCCGAATCCTACTCGATGACCTCGTTCGCGGTTGCGAGCAGGCTTGGCGGAAGCGTGACGCCGATCGCCTTCGCAGTCTTCAAGTTGATCGCGAGCTCGAACGTGGTGGGATTCTGGACCGGCAAGTCGGCCGCTCGCGCACCCTTCAGGATGCGATCGATATAGGAGGCGGCGCGGCGGAGCTGCTCGGCGCTATCGGTACTGTAGGACATCAAGCCACCCTCGTCGACGAAGGTGCGGCTCCAGAACACCGCCGGCACGCGCGCTTCATTGATCGCCGCCAGCAGAAGCGCACGGTTGGACATGGTGAAGAAGTCCGGCAGCACCAGTAGGCCGCCGTCTTTCCGTAGGGCCAGGGCGGCGATCGAGGCCGTGTCATGGACCGGCACGGGCTCCACCGTCACATCGAGCGCGCGGCCGGCGTCCTCGATCGTACGCAGCATCAGCGGCGCGAACGGCGCAGTGGCGGGATTGTAGACGACCAAGACACGGGACGGTTTTGGCGTGACCTGCGTCAGCATCTCCAGCCATTTGCCGGCCAGCGGGCCGTCGTAATCGGTGAAGCCGGTGACATTGCCGCCGGGATGGGCGAGATTCTGGACAAAGCCCTGGCTGACAGGATCTGTGACGACGGCGAAAACGATCGGGATGGTCGTCGTGCGCCGGCGCAGCTCCTCGACCGAGGGCGTGCCGACCGCAAGCAGGATGTCGGGCTTGAGCGCCACGAGTTCGTCGGCGAATTGCGCGATCCGTGCGCGGTCGCCGCCGCCGTTGCGCCAATCAATCTTGAGGCTGTCGTGCTCCTTCCAGCCATGGCCGGCAAGCGCCTCGACCAGGACCGCGCTACGCGTCTGACCGATCGCATCGTCGGCCGCAGTGACCGAGAGCACGCCAAGCCGGCGCGCCGCATTCGTTTGCGCCAGCACCGAGGCCGGCAGCGCCGCAATCACCCCAAGAAGCGCCAGAACCTCGCGGCGGTTCATGGGGCGCTCCTCAGATCCAGGCTCACTAGATCCAGCCCTGGAGCTCGCGCAGCACCAGCGTTCGGATCACATCCATGCCGGGGTCGCTGTCGTTGAGGCAGGGGATCGCGGAAAACTGCTCGCCGCCATTGTGCTTGAAGATCTCGGCATTCTCCTGCGCGATCTCCTCCAGCGTCTCGAGGCAGTCGGCGGAAAAACCCGGCGTGATCACCGCGATGCGGCGCACGCCCTCTTTCGCCAGACGCTCCATGGTCTTGTCGGTGTAGGGCTGCAGCCACTCGTCGAATCCGAACCGCGACTGGAAGGTCAGCAGCAGCTTTGTCTCATCCATGCCCAGCCGGCGGCGCAGCGCCTCTGTGGTCGCGACGCATTGGCTCTGATAGGGATCGCCCTTGTCGACATAGGCCTTCGGCATGCCGTGGAATGAGGCGACGATCAGCTCCGGCTTGAAGGGCAGGCTCGCCAGATGCGTCTCGATCGAGGTGGCGAGCGCCTCGATATAGGCTTCATCCTCGTAGTAAGGCGGCGTCACCCGCAGCGTCGGCTGCGCGCGCATGCGGGCAAGCACGCGGAACACCTCGTCGCAGACGGTGGCGGATGTTGCAGCCGAATATTGCGGATAGAGCGGTACGGCAAGGATGCGATCGCAGCCCTTCGCAATCAGGGCATCGATGCCCGACTTGATCGAAGGATTACCATAGCGCATCGCCCACTCCACCGTGACCTGGTCGCGGTCCGAAAGCATGGCCGCGAGCCTGTCGCTCTGCGAGCGCGTGATGGTCTTGAGCGGCGACTCGTTCTTCTCGGTGTTCCAGATCTTCAGATAGTCGCGCGCCTTGGCGCGGGGGCGGGTGCGCAGGATGATGCCGTTCAGCACCGCCTTCCAGATCAAGCCTTGATTCTCGATGACGCGGGCGTCCGAGAGGAACTCCTTCAGATAGACCCGCACGCCGCGCGCGTCGGCGGTATCGGGCGTGCCGAGATTGACCAGGAGCACACCGACGCGCGAGGGGGCGGGCTGCGTGGCCGGCATCGCGGCCTGGCTGGGAGCGATTGTCATCATGATCCGTTGCGTCGCGCGTTGTTCCGAACTTGTCAAGATTGGGGCGGTTTCGCTAGGGTCAGTACACAGGGGGAGAACCATGACGCTAGCGGAATGGTGCGTTTTCGGGGCGCTGCTGCTCTATCTCTTAACGATCGTCTCGATCAAATGGATCAGATTTCGCGGCTTCGACAATTCGCGGCCGCGCGATCCAGCCTTCTTCGAGGACGCCATCGCTCAGCGCGCCCTCGGCGCGCATCAGAACGGGATCGAGACCTTTCCGTTCTTCGCCTTTGCGGTGCTGCTCGCCGAATACAGGGATTCGCCGCAGCGCCTGATCGACGAGCTCGCGGTGCTGTTCCTGATCGTACGGATCGCCTATGTGCTGACCTATCTCGGCAACCGCCCGACGCTGCGCTCCATTCTCTGGAGCATCGGCTTTGCGATCAATCTCGGGATCTTCTTCATGCCAGCGTTGAAGCAGTTCTTGCCGGTGTGACATCTTTCCTTCCTTCTCCCTTGTGGGGGAAGGTGGCGC
This genomic window contains:
- a CDS encoding ABC transporter substrate-binding protein, which gives rise to MNRREVLALLGVIAALPASVLAQTNAARRLGVLSVTAADDAIGQTRSAVLVEALAGHGWKEHDSLKIDWRNGGGDRARIAQFADELVALKPDILLAVGTPSVEELRRRTTTIPIVFAVVTDPVSQGFVQNLAHPGGNVTGFTDYDGPLAGKWLEMLTQVTPKPSRVLVVYNPATAPFAPLMLRTIEDAGRALDVTVEPVPVHDTASIAALALRKDGGLLVLPDFFTMSNRALLLAAINEARVPAVFWSRTFVDEGGLMSYSTDSAEQLRRAASYIDRILKGARAADLPVQNPTTFELAINLKTAKAIGVTLPPSLLATANEVIE
- the hemH gene encoding ferrochelatase: MMTIAPSQAAMPATQPAPSRVGVLLVNLGTPDTADARGVRVYLKEFLSDARVIENQGLIWKAVLNGIILRTRPRAKARDYLKIWNTEKNESPLKTITRSQSDRLAAMLSDRDQVTVEWAMRYGNPSIKSGIDALIAKGCDRILAVPLYPQYSAATSATVCDEVFRVLARMRAQPTLRVTPPYYEDEAYIEALATSIETHLASLPFKPELIVASFHGMPKAYVDKGDPYQSQCVATTEALRRRLGMDETKLLLTFQSRFGFDEWLQPYTDKTMERLAKEGVRRIAVITPGFSADCLETLEEIAQENAEIFKHNGGEQFSAIPCLNDSDPGMDVIRTLVLRELQGWI
- a CDS encoding MAPEG family protein gives rise to the protein MTLAEWCVFGALLLYLLTIVSIKWIRFRGFDNSRPRDPAFFEDAIAQRALGAHQNGIETFPFFAFAVLLAEYRDSPQRLIDELAVLFLIVRIAYVLTYLGNRPTLRSILWSIGFAINLGIFFMPALKQFLPV